Proteins encoded in a region of the Planococcus citri chromosome 1, ihPlaCitr1.1, whole genome shotgun sequence genome:
- the LOC135832480 gene encoding oxysterol-binding protein 1-like, giving the protein MAEKATRTEPDMQGWLLKWTNYVKGYQRRWFVLSNGLLSYYRNQAEMVHTCRGTVSLHGAFIHTEDSCTFVISNGGAQTFYIKASNEVERQTWVTALELAKAKAIQQIETDSTEDSVSENAKVEVMTAIKVLSQKMEDLQICNDLIIKHGNSLQKSLSELESLDAVADITVRIKSINERATLYRIASNTMINTCLEYLELAQSQGKKWQKMLQHEREQRIQLEEMVEQLAREQSALERVSKPSENIENVAENSSSEDENTEFYDAQGGENSDSSSVNYLEKRSRNAARHNSLSNTQMFDKIVSEELAADDSSSSDVDDMTESAAILTAAIRSSATIKNKKSVLLHRDTESNTLNNNRDFSSSRNEALLVLSENAKNALQEVKNNPRKKGTPRRCRIPDKPHHPLHIWSIMKNCIGKDLSKIPMPVNFSEPLSMLQRLTEDFEYANVLDAAAKCTDPFERLAYIAAFTISSYSTTTTRTGKPFNPLLGETYECDRSCDLGWRVVSEQVSHHPPIAAQHCEGKSWISWQEFTMSSKFRGKYLQLTPSGTSHLQFKDSDDYYTWCKVTTTVHNIIVGKLWVDQEGEMEIINHKNGSKCRLTYVPYSYFSRDQQRKVKGIVIDKQGEAKWVINGTWDNKVEIAPVTKVDKETGSWKTGSCVAVWQRILPSIDSEKYYNFTELACQLNEMEENIAPTDSRLRPDQRLMELGMWDEANIEKLRLEEKQRQKRKERSFQNEDATECGDIHQTHEPVWFRREMDTHTGDYMYSYNNLYWDCKDKRDWSRCPSIF; this is encoded by the exons ATGGCTGAAAAAGCGACTCGTACCGAACCCGACATGCAAGGATGGCTGCTGAAGTGGACAAACTACGTCAAAGGGTATCAACGTCGTTGGTTCGTTCTCTCTAACGGATTGCTGAGCTATTACAG AAATCAAGCTGAAATGGTTCATACGTGTCGTGGCACTGTCAGTCTTCACGGTGCTTTCATTCATACCGAAGATTCGTGTACTTTTGTGATTTCAAACGGTGGCGCTCAAACTTTCTACATTAAAGCTTCGAACGAAGTGGAAAGGCAGACTTGGGTTACAGCTTTAGAGTTGGCTAAAGCTAAAGccattcaacaaattgaaacaG ACTCAACGGAAGACTCGGTCAGTGAAAACGCCAAAGTTGAAGTGATGACTGCCATTAAAGTTCTGAGCCAAAAAATGGAGGATCTACAAATATGCAACGACTTAATCATAAAACATGGAAACAGTTTGCAGAAATCGCTTTCAGAACTAGAATCATTGGACGCTGTCGCCGATATCACCGTGAGAATAAAATCCATCAACGAACGAGCCACTTTGTATCGGATAGCTTCGAATACGATGATCAAC ACGTGTTTAGAGTACCTAGAATTGGCCCAAAGTCAaggtaaaaaatggcaaaaaatgttGCAACACGAGAGAGAACAACGAATACAACTGGAAGAGATGGTGGAGCAACTAGCCAGAGAACAGTCTGCCTTGGAGCGAGTTTCTAAACCGtcggaaaatattgaaaatgtcgCCG AAAATTCGTCGTCTGAAGATGAAAATACAGAATTTTACGACGCTCAAGGAGGCGAAAATTCCGATTCTTCGTCGgtgaattatttagaaaaacgTTCTCGTAACGCTGCTAGGCACAATTCTTTATCTAATACGCAA ATGTTCGATAAGATTGTCAGCGAAGAATTAGCCGCTGATGACAGTTCGAGCAGCGATGTGGACGATATGACTGAATCGGCGGCCATTTTGACAGCCGCGATACGTTCTTCCGCAacgattaaaaacaaaaaatcagtaTTATTG CATAGAGATACCGAAAGCAACACGCTGAATAATAATCGCGATTTCTCGTCCAGTCGAAATGAAGCTTTATTGGTTCTGTctgaaaatgcgaaaaacgcGTTgcaagaagtgaaaaataatccGAGAAAGAAAGGTACGCCTCGACGATGTCGTATTCCGGACAAACCGCATCATCCGTTGCATATTTGGagcataatgaaaaattgtatcgGTAAAGATCTATCGAAAATTCCGATGCCC GTCAACTTTTCGGAGCCATTGTCGATGTTGCAAAGACTGACGGAAGACTTCGAATACGCCAACGTACTTGACGCCGCTGCAAAGTGCACAGATCCGTTCGAAAGACTCGCTTATATCGCCGCATTTACCATATCCTCGTACTCGACGACCACCACCAGAACAGGAAAACCGTTCAATCCGCTTCTCGGTGAAACTTACGAATGCGACAGATCGTGCGATTTAGGTTGGAGAGTTGTTAGCGAGCAG GTATCTCATCATCCTCCGATTGCTGCTCAACATTGCGAAGGAAAAAGCTGGATTAGTTGGCAGGAGTTCACGATGTCTTCCAAATTTCGCGGCAAATATTTACAACTCACGCCCTCCGGCACTTCTCATTTGCAGTTCAAAGATTCCGACGATTATTATACCTGGTGTAAAGTCACCACAACCGTTCATAATATCATCGTTGGCAAATTATGGGTCGATCAAGAAGGCGAGATGGAAATCATCAATCATAAAAATGGTTCCAAATGTCGTTTAACTTACGTGCCGTACAGTTATTTTTCTCGTGACCAACAAAGAAAG GTGAAAGGTATTGTAATTGATAAACAAGGCGAAGCGAAGTGGGTGATAAACGGTACTTGGGATAATAAAGTTGAAATCGCTCCGGTCACCAAAGTTGATAAGGAAACGGGTTCTTGGAAAACTGGTTCTTGCGTGGCTGTCTGGCAAAGAATCTTACCATC AATCGATAGTGAAAAGTATTATAACTTCACCGAACTGGCGTGCCAACTCAACGAGATGGAAGAAAATATCGCACCTACTGATTCTCGGTTGAGGCCTGATCAACGTCTGATGGAACTGGGCATGTGGGATGAAGCGAATATTGAAAAGTTACGTTTGGAAGAGAAACAGCGGCAAAAACGTAAAGAAAGAAGTTTTCAGAATGAAGATGCTACAGAATGCG gtgATATTCATCAAACTCACGAACCTGTCTGGTTTCGAAGAGAGATGGATACCCATACTGGTGACTATATGTATTCTTATAATAATCTTTATTGGGATTGTAAAGATAAACGGGATTGGAGTCGATGTCCGAGTATATTTTAA